In one window of Helianthus annuus cultivar XRQ/B chromosome 17, HanXRQr2.0-SUNRISE, whole genome shotgun sequence DNA:
- the LOC110924609 gene encoding papilin-like, whose amino-acid sequence MDDVPHSDVAENSNVVNYDLDVWNYVMSSFAEAHGVPTRTDKSGAVILDHNENVFTRKTDVSTDKLETCVSSDSKSHSDGSDNYSSVPETSDDTSETHEEGSSDEPDSQAADSGTSDNKRSTSENSEYSKYLESSSAMSEESKTVSNIDCSSHKKPELADVKDSEVDEAEEKISVESISEERDGISKIEEKRSMEINSSVDSNDETKEEIFVETFSIKTPENIVSKEKESMEIKSTDNSICDTKEPDSEETVSNEAKSSEPVPSKKKRSRKNRRSRKKKVRKENPSLGQIEPKLKGKVADTYSHADNCEQGPRSNMHESNQLQMKRKDLLSSRG is encoded by the coding sequence ATGGATGATGTACCACATTCTGATGTTGCTGAGAATTCGAATGTTGTCAATTATGATCTTGACGTTTGGAATTATGTTATGTCTTCGTTTGCTGAGGCTCATGGTGTTCCGACTAGAACTGATAAATCTGGTGCTGTGATTTTAGATCATAATGAAAATGTTTTCACAAGGAAAACTGATGTATCGACTGATAAACTTGAGACCTGTGTCTCAAGTGACTCAAAAAGTCATTCTGATGGTTCAGACAACTATTCTAGTGTGCCTGAAACATCAGATGATACATCAGAAACTCATGAAGAGGGATCATCTGATGAACCTGACAGTCAAGCTGCAGATTCTGGTACATCAGACAACAAGCGTAGTACTTCTGAGAATTCTGAATATAGCAAATACTTAGAATCGAGCAGTGCAATGTCCGAAGAGAGCAAAACTGTTTCAAACATAGACTGCTCTTCGCATAAGAAACCAGAATTAGCTGATGTCAAGGACTCAGAGGTTGATGAAGCTGAAGAAAAGATTTCCGTAGAATCCATTTCTGAAGAACGTGATGGGATCTCGAAGATTGAGGAAAAGAGATCCATGGAAATTAATTCTTCAGTTGATTCAAATGATGAAACTAAAGAAGAGATATTTGTAGAAACCTTTTCTATCAAAACTCCCGAGAACATAGTTTCTAAGGAAAAGGAATCTATGGAAATAAAGTCAACAGATAATTCAATTTGTGATACAAAGGAACCAGACTCTGAAGAAACTGTTTCAAATGAAGCAAAATCTTCTGAACCTGTTCCTTCAAAGAAGAAACGCTCACGTAAAAACAGAAGATCACGCAAAAAGAAAGTTCGAAAGGAAAACCCAAGCCTCGGGCAAATTGAACCAAAACTGAAGGGTAAAGTTGCGGATACTTACTCTCATGCTGACAACTGTGAGCAGGGTCCAAGATCAAACATGCACGAAAGCAATCAGCTCCAAATGAAAAGAAAAGACTTGCTCAGTTCTCGAGGATAA